GGTCCAGCCCGCTTCTGTGTAACCAACGCGAAAGGTGGGACCGGAAAGACGACAGTTGCTATCAACGTAGCCGGTGCACTGAACGACCGCGGCCGGGACGTCCTCTTTATCGACCTCGACCCACAGGGCAACGCCACGGAAGGCGTCGGCCTCGTCGAGGCGTACGACGCCGACCCGCCGACGCTGTTCGATGCACTGACCGGCGACCCATCGGTGCTGGGTGAGCTAATCTGTGAGGGCGAGGAGATGGACGTGATCCCCTCCAGCATCGACATGCTTCAGGCCGAGCACGAACTGACCATCGCGGACCTCATCGCCCGGGTCAACACCCAAGGCGGGGATATCGATCAGGCCGCGCTGGCCTCGTTCGCGATCAACGTCACGCCGGAGATGGTCACGGGGGCACACGCGCTCGATACGCTCGACCGGGCGCTGTCGACGCTCGATGCCGAGTACGACTACGTTATCATCGACTGCCCGCCGTTCTACGGGAAGCTGACTGACACCGGGATGTACGCCGCACAGAACGTCCTCATTCCCGCACTGACAGAAGCCACCTCCGAGCGGGCCATCGAACTGCTGATGGACCAGATGGCCGCGATGGAGCGCCAGACCGACGCGTCGATCAACACGCTCGGCGTCGTCGCCAACCGCGTCGAGACCACGTCCGAAGACAAGACGATGCTTGAATGGTTCAACATGGCGTTCCCGGACAGCCCCGTCTGGGAGGTCCGCAAACGAGTGGCGCTTCAGCGCGCGTTCAGCGCCGGCCGGTCTATTTTCGCGACCGAGGAATCGTGTGACATGGCGGCTGTCTTCGAGGACATCGCCGCTGAACTCGACGAGCAGTTCGGCTTTACCGACACAGAGGTACCAGCATGAGTGACGACGAACGTATGGACAGGGCGGAGCGCATCCGACAGATGCGCGAGGGGAACAAGGCAGAAACCACCGACGACACCGAGGAAGCCGACGACGCCTCCGCGGACGGGTCCGATGAGCAATCCACAGAGACGGGCGAAATCGAGGAGACAGCAACCGAGGCAGCCGCTGTGGAGTCAGCGGCCACCGACAGCGATGACGCGGCTGACGAAGCGACCGCTGCTGCTGGACAGGCCGCCAACGACGGCGGTAGCGATACTGACTCCGACGGCAAAGCCGCTGACCAGAGTAACACCGACGCGGTGGCTGCCGCACAGCGAGCGGCAGAGGCCTCCGAACAGGTAACCACTGAGAACGTCAACGACGGT
The Haloarcula sp. CBA1129 genome window above contains:
- a CDS encoding ParA family protein; translated protein: MMNRQSETGPARFCVTNAKGGTGKTTVAINVAGALNDRGRDVLFIDLDPQGNATEGVGLVEAYDADPPTLFDALTGDPSVLGELICEGEEMDVIPSSIDMLQAEHELTIADLIARVNTQGGDIDQAALASFAINVTPEMVTGAHALDTLDRALSTLDAEYDYVIIDCPPFYGKLTDTGMYAAQNVLIPALTEATSERAIELLMDQMAAMERQTDASINTLGVVANRVETTSEDKTMLEWFNMAFPDSPVWEVRKRVALQRAFSAGRSIFATEESCDMAAVFEDIAAELDEQFGFTDTEVPA